The Gymnogyps californianus isolate 813 chromosome 5, ASM1813914v2, whole genome shotgun sequence genome contains a region encoding:
- the MDK gene encoding midkine: protein MQVRGLLLLLALILLAATAEAGKNKKEKAKKDGSECEDWRWGPCVPNSKDCGLGYREGTCKDESKKLKCKIPCNWKKKFGADCKYKFESWGGCSAQTGVKTRSGILKKALYNAQCEEIVYVTKPCSSKIKSKSKAKKGKGKD from the exons ATGCAGGTCCGgggcctcctcctcctcctggcgCTGATCCTGCTGGCCGCCACTGCCGAGGCTGGCAAGAACAAGAAAG AGAAGGCAAAGAAGGACGGTTCCGAGTGCGAGGACTGGCGCTGGGGACCCTGCGTCCCCAACAGCAAGGACTGCGGCCTGGGCTATCGTGAGGGAACTTGCAAAGATGAGAGTAAGAAGCTCAAGTGCAAGATCCCCTGCAACTGGAAGAAGAAGTTTGGAG CCGACTGCAAGTACAAATTTGAGAGCTGGGGGGGGTGTAGTGCTCAGACGGGCGTGAAGACTCGCTCTGGCATCCTGAAGAAAGCGCTGTACAATGCCCAGTGTGAGGAGATCGTCTATGTGACCAAGCCCTGCTCTTCCAAGATCAAGTCAAAGTCCAAAG CAAAGAAGGGCAAGGGGAAGGACTAG
- the CHRM4 gene encoding muscarinic acetylcholine receptor M4, whose translation MHNLSAQPWQAKMANLTYDNFTLGNRSEVAIQPPTNYKTVELIFIATVTGSLSLVTVVGNILVMLSIKVNRQLQTVNNYFLFSLACADLIIGVFSMNLYTVYIIKGYWPLGAVVCDLWLALDYVVSNASVMNLLIISFDRYFCVTKPLTYPARRTTKMAGLMIAAAWILSFILWAPAILFWQFIVGKRTVSERECYIQFLSNPAVTFGTAIAAFYLPVVIMTVLYIHISLASRSRVRRHKPESRKERKGKSLSFFKGPLIKQNNNNSPKRAVEVKEEVRNGKVDDQPSAQTEATGHQEEKETSNESSTVSMTQTTKDKPTAEILPAGQGQSPSHPRVNPSSKWSKIKIVTKQTGTECVTAIEIVPAKAGASDHNSLANSRPANVARKFASIARSQVRKKRQMAAREKKVTRTIFAILLAFILTWTPYNVMVLINTFCETCVPETVWSIGYWLCYVNSTINPACYALCNATFKKTFKHLLMCQYRNIGTAR comes from the coding sequence ATGCACAAcctctctgctcagccctggcagGCGAAGATGGCCAACCTGACCTACGACAACTTCACCCTGGGCAACCGCTCCGAGGTGGCCATCCAGCCTCCCACCAACTACAAGACGGTGGAGCTGATTTTCATTGCCACGGTCACCGGCTCGCTCAGCCTCGTCACTGTGGTGGGGAACATCCTGGTGATGCTGTCCATCAAGGTGAACCGCCAGCTCCAGACTGTCAACAACTACTTTCTCTTCAGCCTGGCCTGCGCAGACCTCATCATCGGGGTCTTCTCCATGAACCTATACACAGTCTACATCATCAAAGGCTACTGGCCGCTGGGGGCCGTGGTGTGTGACCTGTGGCTGGCCCTGGACTATGTGGTGAGCAATGCCTCTGTCATGAACTTGCTCATCATCAGCTTTGACCGGTACTTCTGTGTCACCAAGCCCTTGACATACCCGGCCAGGAGGACCACCAAGATGGCGGGGCTAATGATCGCGGCTGCATGGATATTGTCCTTCATTCTCTGGGCCCCTGCCATCTTGTTCTGGCAGTTCATTGTGGGCAAGAGGACAGTCTCTGAGAGGGAATGCTATATCCAGTTCCTCTCCAACCCGGCGGTGACTTTCGGCACGGCCATCGCTGCTTTCTACCTGCCCGTGGTCATCATGACGGTGCTGTACATCCACATCTCCCTGGCCAGCAGGAGCAGGGTGAGGAGGCACAAGCctgaaagcaggaaagagaggaaaggcaaGTCCCTCAGCTTCTTCAAGGGCCCCCTGATCAAACAGAACAACAATAACTCCCCCAAGAGGGCCGTGGAGGTGAAGGAGGAGGTGAGGAATGGGAAAGTGGATGACCAGCCCTCAGCACAGACAGAGGCCACTGGTCatcaggaggagaaggagaccTCCAACGAGTCCAGCACTGTCAGCATGACCCAGACCACAAAAGACAAGCCCACGGCAGAAATCTTGCCAGCAGGGCAAGGACAGAGCCCGTCCCACCCCCGGGTGAACCCATCTTCCAAGTGGTCCAAGATTAAGATCGTCACCAAGCAGACTGGGACCGAATGCGTCACCGCCATCGAGATCGTCCCAGCTAAGGCAGGAGCCTCTGACCACAACTCCCTGGCCAACAGCCGCCCAGCCAACGTTGCCAGGAAGTTTGCTAGCATCGCCAGGAGCCAAGTACGGAAGAAGCGCCAGATGGCAGCCCGGGAGAAGAAAGTCACCCGCACCATATTTGCTATCCTGCTAGCCTTCATACTCACATGGACTCCATACAATGTGATGGTCCTCATTAACACCTTCTGTGAGACGTGCGTACCCGAAACAGTGTGGTCCATCGGCTACTGGCTCTGCTATGTCAACAGCACCATCAACCCAGCCTGCTACGCCCTCTGCAATGCCACTTTCAAGAAAACCTTCAAGCACCTTCTCATGTGCCAGTACAGGAACATTGGCACAGCCAGATAA